One region of Olleya sp. Hel_I_94 genomic DNA includes:
- a CDS encoding M3 family metallopeptidase, translating to MKTNAIYCILTCTIILLSTSCKKDATTNNNYKPMSDNLLLKDFTGPYGGVPAFDKMKVDQIQPAVLEGIEEGLIDIETIANNKEAPSFKNTIEAMERAGHSLDNVFTYYGIFSSNISSPEFRDVQSALAPKLSDYTSKINQNEALFKRVKAVYDASQTNPLPADQQRVTELVYKRFEMNGAELDDAKKKRYAEINKELSTLYNKFGDNVLHDEENYITYLTKDQLDGLSDGFIKSAAKIATDNGKDGMYAITNTRSSMDPFLTYSTKRQLREQVWTNYYSRGDNGDAYDNKALIAEILKLRRERIKLLGYSNYAEWRLQDRMAKTPENAMALMEAVWPAAIARVKEEVADMQAVADAAGKNIEIAPWDYRFYAEKVRQKKYDLDSDQVKQYLQLDKLTQALFYTAGRLFNYKFTPVQEGKVPVFHEDVKVWEVTDLDSGKHIGLWYLDPFARPGKRSGAWATTYRSHTTFDGPKTVLASNNSNFVKAAPGEAVLISWDDAETFFHEFGHALHFFSSNVKYPTLNGGVRDYTEFQSQLLERWLSTDEVINQFLVHYKTGEPIPEKLVAKIKKAATFNQGFATTEYLASALMDMKLHLADPTDIDIAKFETETLASLNMPKELPMRHRTPHFGHVFSGEGYATAYYGYMWADVLTSDASEAFKDAPDGFYDKALADKLVKYLFAPRNSMDPAEAYNLFRGRGAKIEALMRDRGFPVTTN from the coding sequence ATGAAAACAAATGCAATTTACTGCATCCTAACTTGTACTATCATTTTACTAAGTACTAGTTGTAAAAAAGATGCTACAACCAACAACAATTATAAACCTATGAGTGATAACCTATTACTTAAAGACTTTACAGGACCTTATGGTGGTGTTCCTGCTTTTGACAAAATGAAAGTTGACCAAATCCAACCTGCTGTTTTAGAAGGCATTGAAGAAGGTCTAATTGATATTGAGACTATTGCAAATAATAAGGAAGCACCATCTTTTAAAAATACTATTGAAGCTATGGAACGTGCAGGTCATAGCCTAGATAATGTATTTACGTATTATGGTATTTTTAGTAGCAATATAAGTAGTCCAGAATTTAGAGATGTGCAAAGTGCTTTAGCTCCTAAATTATCTGATTATACTTCTAAAATTAATCAAAACGAAGCTTTATTTAAACGTGTAAAAGCTGTTTATGATGCCTCACAAACCAACCCGCTTCCTGCAGACCAGCAACGTGTTACAGAACTGGTTTACAAGCGTTTTGAGATGAATGGAGCCGAATTAGACGACGCTAAGAAAAAACGTTATGCTGAAATAAATAAAGAATTATCCACACTATATAACAAATTTGGAGATAACGTTTTACATGACGAAGAAAACTATATCACATATTTAACTAAAGACCAACTTGACGGATTAAGTGATGGTTTTATAAAATCTGCAGCAAAAATAGCAACAGATAATGGTAAGGATGGCATGTATGCTATCACAAATACAAGATCTTCAATGGATCCATTTTTGACTTATAGTACTAAACGTCAATTGCGCGAGCAAGTTTGGACCAACTACTACTCTAGAGGAGATAATGGAGATGCTTATGATAATAAAGCGCTTATCGCAGAAATTTTAAAACTTAGAAGAGAGCGTATAAAATTATTAGGCTACTCTAATTATGCCGAATGGCGTTTGCAAGATCGTATGGCAAAAACACCAGAAAACGCTATGGCATTAATGGAAGCTGTGTGGCCTGCAGCTATTGCAAGAGTAAAAGAAGAAGTTGCAGATATGCAAGCTGTAGCTGATGCTGCTGGTAAAAATATAGAAATTGCACCTTGGGATTATCGTTTTTACGCTGAAAAAGTACGTCAAAAAAAATACGATTTAGATAGTGACCAGGTCAAACAATACTTACAATTAGACAAATTAACACAAGCCTTATTTTATACAGCTGGACGTTTATTTAATTATAAATTCACTCCAGTGCAAGAAGGAAAAGTACCTGTTTTTCATGAAGACGTTAAAGTTTGGGAAGTTACTGATTTAGATTCTGGAAAACACATTGGACTATGGTATTTAGATCCATTTGCTAGACCAGGAAAACGATCTGGTGCGTGGGCTACAACCTATAGAAGTCATACCACTTTTGATGGTCCAAAAACAGTATTAGCATCTAACAACTCTAACTTTGTAAAAGCTGCTCCAGGCGAAGCAGTTTTAATATCTTGGGATGATGCCGAAACTTTCTTTCATGAATTTGGACACGCATTACACTTCTTTTCATCTAATGTAAAATACCCAACATTAAATGGAGGTGTTAGAGATTATACTGAGTTTCAGAGTCAATTATTAGAACGTTGGTTATCTACAGATGAAGTTATTAATCAGTTTTTAGTGCATTATAAAACAGGAGAACCAATTCCTGAGAAACTTGTTGCTAAAATCAAAAAAGCAGCAACATTTAATCAAGGTTTTGCTACTACAGAATATCTAGCATCTGCCTTAATGGATATGAAATTACATTTAGCAGACCCAACAGATATTGATATTGCTAAGTTTGAAACAGAAACTTTAGCGTCACTTAACATGCCAAAAGAGTTACCAATGCGTCACAGAACACCACATTTTGGTCACGTGTTTTCTGGCGAAGGGTATGCTACAGCTTATTATGGTTATATGTGGGCAGATGTCCTAACTAGCGATGCTTCAGAAGCATTTAAAGATGCGCCTGATGGCTTTTATGATAAAGCTTTAGCAGATAAATTAGTTAAGTACTTATTTGCACCAAGAAATAGTATGGATCCAGCCGAAGCTTATAATTTATTTAGAGGTCGAGGTGCTAAAATTGAAGCTTTAATGCGTGATAGAGGTTTTCCGGTTACAACAAATTAA
- a CDS encoding DUF2200 domain-containing protein — MIVTAKQDERIAKMTFASVYPHYVTKVEKKGRKIEELHQVIQWLTGYNFKTIETLIDKKVSFKTFFEEATLNPNANLITGVICGYRIEDITFPLTQQVRYLDKLVDELARGRKMDKILRQN, encoded by the coding sequence ATGATAGTTACTGCTAAACAAGATGAAAGAATTGCTAAAATGACTTTTGCTTCCGTATATCCACATTATGTAACTAAAGTAGAAAAAAAAGGACGTAAAATTGAGGAATTACATCAAGTCATCCAGTGGTTGACAGGCTACAATTTTAAAACAATTGAAACCTTAATTGACAAAAAAGTATCATTTAAAACCTTTTTTGAAGAGGCGACACTTAACCCAAATGCTAACCTTATTACAGGTGTAATTTGTGGTTATCGTATTGAGGACATAACGTTTCCTTTAACACAGCAAGTAAGGTACTTAGATAAATTGGTCGATGAATTGGCTAGAGGTCGTAAAATGGATAAAATTTTAAGACAGAATTGA
- a CDS encoding DMT family transporter, with amino-acid sequence MNWIILIIAGLFEVAFAACLGKAKESSGTIATYWYIGFIICLAISMLLLLKATKQLPIGTAYAVWTGIGAIGTVILGIVVFDEPATFWRLFFISTLIISIVGLKVVAN; translated from the coding sequence ATGAATTGGATTATTTTAATCATTGCTGGATTATTTGAAGTAGCTTTTGCTGCCTGTCTTGGTAAAGCAAAAGAGTCTAGTGGTACAATTGCCACCTATTGGTATATTGGTTTTATAATATGTCTAGCTATAAGTATGTTATTACTTTTAAAAGCTACCAAACAACTGCCTATAGGAACAGCCTATGCTGTATGGACAGGTATTGGAGCTATTGGGACAGTTATTTTAGGGATTGTAGTTTTTGATGAGCCTGCAACTTTTTGGAGACTATTTTTTATATCCACTTTAATAATATCTATAGTAGGATTAAAAGTAGTTGCTAATTAG
- a CDS encoding trimeric intracellular cation channel family protein, translating to MFYIIDILGTIAFAISGVLVALNKRMDAFGILIIAFVTAVGGGTLRDVLIGETPVSWMKDMTFIYVVIASTIFAVVFRSKIDYLRKSLFLFDTIGIGLYTVVGVEKGISAGLHPIICIFLGTMSACFGGVIRDILCNEIPVIFRKEVYATACILGGATYFVVIKLPIASDFVFVIAGAVVITVRLIAVKFKISLPNLYKD from the coding sequence ATGTTTTACATTATAGATATTTTAGGAACAATTGCTTTTGCAATTTCAGGTGTGTTGGTAGCGCTAAATAAACGTATGGATGCTTTTGGTATTTTAATTATCGCATTTGTCACAGCTGTTGGAGGAGGTACTTTAAGAGATGTTTTAATTGGCGAAACACCTGTTAGCTGGATGAAGGATATGACTTTTATTTACGTTGTTATAGCATCTACTATTTTTGCTGTTGTTTTTAGATCTAAAATTGATTATTTACGTAAATCCTTGTTTTTATTTGATACTATTGGTATTGGATTGTATACAGTTGTTGGCGTTGAAAAAGGAATTTCGGCTGGATTACATCCTATTATTTGCATTTTTTTAGGTACAATGAGTGCTTGTTTTGGAGGTGTAATTAGAGATATTTTATGTAATGAAATTCCTGTGATTTTTAGAAAAGAAGTGTATGCAACAGCTTGTATTTTGGGTGGAGCGACCTATTTTGTTGTCATTAAATTACCCATAGCATCAGATTTTGTTTTTGTAATTGCTGGAGCAGTAGTAATAACCGTAAGACTCATTGCTGTAAAGTTTAAAATTAGTTTACCTAATTTATATAAAGACTAA
- a CDS encoding OmpA family protein, which produces MKRLVLLLTVVLLLSVSQNLQAQDVYSPWTASLSTNAINNPVLKAPNNLGRFKTWNWEAAGFKGAISRHLTGNLSLEGSVTLTGIKQNYIDVDKKFSLIALDGLAKYNVINNFNVNPYVAIGGGLTWVDTLGKSLTANAGVGLNVWLTYNFGLTGQSIYKHALDDYGISHFQHSVGIIFKFGGTDNDNDGIINKEDNCPNVFGLAMFNGCPDTDKDGIMDQEDNCPDIAGTLNGCPDADNDGVADPYDKCPNFAGDKTNNGCPLPDTDNDGVPDKFDKCPSVKGLNNNNGCPPEADINQINIASKPKAVLIYFELSKSEITAESKKILDNVASYITKSNIKTYEISGHTDNTSSAETNLKLSLARANAVRDYLVAKGIDKTKLITRGFGEEFPVDSSNTEEGRHKNRRVEIIPMI; this is translated from the coding sequence ATGAAACGATTAGTTTTACTACTAACTGTTGTTCTGCTACTATCTGTATCTCAAAATTTACAAGCGCAAGATGTGTATTCTCCATGGACAGCCAGTTTAAGCACTAATGCAATTAATAATCCTGTATTAAAAGCACCCAATAATTTAGGACGTTTTAAAACTTGGAATTGGGAAGCTGCTGGTTTTAAAGGCGCAATTTCTAGACACCTAACAGGTAATTTATCTTTGGAAGGTTCTGTAACATTGACAGGAATCAAACAAAACTATATTGATGTTGACAAAAAGTTTTCATTAATAGCTTTAGATGGTCTAGCTAAATATAACGTTATAAATAATTTTAATGTAAACCCTTATGTTGCTATAGGAGGTGGATTAACTTGGGTTGATACACTAGGTAAATCACTTACAGCAAATGCTGGTGTTGGATTAAATGTTTGGTTGACTTATAATTTTGGATTGACAGGTCAATCCATATATAAACATGCACTGGATGATTATGGTATAAGCCACTTCCAACATTCTGTTGGTATAATTTTTAAATTTGGTGGAACAGATAACGACAACGACGGTATAATTAATAAAGAAGATAATTGTCCTAATGTATTTGGTTTAGCAATGTTTAATGGTTGCCCAGATACAGATAAAGATGGTATAATGGATCAAGAAGATAATTGTCCAGATATCGCTGGAACTTTAAATGGTTGTCCAGACGCTGATAACGATGGTGTTGCAGACCCATATGACAAATGTCCAAATTTTGCTGGAGACAAAACTAATAACGGTTGTCCTTTACCTGATACCGATAATGATGGTGTACCAGACAAATTTGACAAATGTCCCTCTGTTAAAGGACTAAACAACAATAATGGTTGTCCTCCTGAAGCTGATATTAATCAAATAAATATAGCATCTAAACCAAAAGCTGTTTTAATTTATTTTGAATTAAGTAAATCTGAAATCACAGCTGAAAGCAAAAAAATATTAGATAATGTTGCCTCTTACATCACAAAATCAAACATTAAAACTTACGAAATATCAGGACACACAGATAATACGTCCTCTGCAGAAACTAATTTAAAACTGTCTTTAGCTAGAGCCAATGCTGTTAGAGATTATTTAGTTGCAAAAGGTATTGATAAAACCAAACTAATAACGCGAGGTTTTGGTGAAGAATTTCCTGTTGATTCTTCTAATACGGAAGAAGGCAGACATAAAAACAGACGTGTAGAAATCATACCAATGATTTAA
- a CDS encoding DUF2141 domain-containing protein codes for MKTFKTSKKQYLTFVNSLVVFILSISFSFAQVDADETTDTGQTITVVVNKVKNNSGQIMFALHTNDTWMKSQGIQNINSSIKDNTVTVTFKNVKPGAYAIMVLHDENENNRMDFENGMPQENYGMSNNPLSYGPPNFSEAKFEVTNKNLNFDVRF; via the coding sequence ATGAAGACTTTTAAAACATCTAAAAAACAGTACTTAACTTTTGTAAATAGCTTAGTAGTTTTTATTCTTAGCATTTCATTTTCCTTTGCACAAGTAGATGCTGATGAAACTACAGATACTGGTCAAACTATCACTGTTGTAGTTAATAAAGTAAAAAACAATTCAGGACAAATAATGTTTGCTTTGCATACCAATGATACTTGGATGAAAAGTCAAGGCATACAAAATATAAATAGCTCGATAAAAGATAATACTGTAACGGTAACTTTTAAAAATGTAAAACCTGGTGCATACGCAATAATGGTATTACATGATGAAAATGAAAATAATCGTATGGATTTTGAAAACGGTATGCCTCAGGAAAACTATGGTATGTCTAACAATCCGCTATCTTATGGTCCTCCTAATTTTTCTGAAGCTAAATTTGAAGTAACTAATAAAAATTTAAACTTTGATGTACGCTTCTAG
- a CDS encoding BLUF domain-containing protein yields MTYRRIIYSSQATQHFNKRDLLDLLHDARAFNTIDNITGVLMHKDGLFVQVIEGDHNIIDDLLNRLRRDIRHSKIKIIDDQTVKTRLFGIWSMGCADFDDPSLSLIPGIRTDLSDPKVVEDLINRLPQVADILLENIAM; encoded by the coding sequence ATGACCTATCGTCGAATAATTTACTCTAGTCAAGCCACACAACATTTTAATAAACGTGATTTATTAGATTTATTACATGACGCACGTGCATTTAACACAATAGATAATATTACAGGTGTCCTAATGCATAAGGATGGTTTATTTGTTCAGGTTATAGAAGGAGACCATAATATTATTGACGACCTGTTAAACCGTTTACGTCGAGATATAAGACATAGTAAAATCAAAATAATTGATGATCAAACAGTAAAGACTAGACTTTTTGGTATTTGGAGTATGGGTTGTGCAGATTTTGATGATCCTTCATTAAGTTTAATTCCAGGTATAAGAACAGATTTAAGCGATCCTAAGGTTGTAGAAGATTTAATTAATAGACTTCCACAAGTTGCAGACATATTATTAGAAAACATTGCTATGTAA
- a CDS encoding class I SAM-dependent methyltransferase, which produces MKTPKTPWPTKAAMEQVYKLNLWGSNASEFYSGEGSHNPDLVNPYIEVIVSFLKTFKTPISVCDLGCGDFNIGSNLYNYASKYFAVDIVPSLIDYNKSNFIANNLSFSCLDIALDELPSADCALIRQVLQHLSNKEVKNILQKLKAYKYVIITEHIPSFDFIPNQDIISGQGIRLKKQSGLDVLKAPFNFKITSQEALLTINLKEGKGKIVTTKYTLQ; this is translated from the coding sequence ATGAAGACTCCAAAAACACCTTGGCCAACCAAAGCAGCTATGGAACAGGTTTATAAATTAAACCTTTGGGGAAGTAATGCGTCAGAATTTTATTCAGGTGAAGGTTCGCATAATCCGGATTTGGTTAATCCTTATATAGAGGTTATTGTATCTTTTTTAAAAACATTCAAAACACCAATAAGTGTTTGCGATTTAGGCTGTGGCGATTTTAATATTGGAAGTAATTTGTACAATTATGCTAGTAAATATTTTGCTGTAGATATTGTACCAAGCTTGATTGATTATAACAAAAGCAATTTTATAGCAAATAACTTGTCCTTTAGTTGTTTGGATATTGCTTTAGACGAATTACCGTCTGCAGATTGTGCCTTAATTAGGCAAGTTTTACAACATTTATCTAACAAAGAAGTTAAAAACATATTGCAAAAGCTAAAGGCTTACAAATATGTTATCATTACAGAGCATATTCCATCATTTGATTTTATACCTAATCAAGATATAATTTCGGGACAAGGTATTAGACTTAAAAAGCAGAGTGGTTTGGATGTTTTAAAAGCACCTTTTAATTTTAAGATTACATCTCAAGAAGCGCTTTTAACTATAAATTTAAAAGAAGGGAAAGGTAAAATTGTAACAACTAAGTATACACTACAATAA
- a CDS encoding Dps family protein, translated as MTYNSLGLDTKKTKELADQLNQLLANFQIYYQNLRGIHWNIKGKNFFGLHVKFEELYTDANMKVDLIAERVLTLGETPLHTFEDYVKIAKVPVGHNVSKDENAVALIVTSLTELLKLERDILDASGDANDEGTNAMISDFISEQEKTIWMMNAWLGKSL; from the coding sequence ATGACTTACAATAGCTTAGGACTAGACACAAAAAAAACTAAAGAATTAGCAGATCAATTAAATCAATTACTGGCTAATTTTCAGATATATTATCAAAACTTAAGAGGAATCCACTGGAATATTAAAGGTAAAAACTTTTTTGGGTTACATGTTAAGTTTGAAGAGTTATACACAGATGCAAACATGAAAGTAGATTTAATTGCAGAGCGTGTTTTAACTTTAGGAGAAACACCATTGCATACTTTTGAAGACTACGTTAAAATAGCTAAAGTACCAGTAGGACATAATGTATCTAAAGATGAAAACGCTGTAGCTTTAATTGTAACATCTTTAACAGAATTATTAAAATTAGAACGTGACATTTTGGATGCTTCTGGAGATGCAAATGATGAAGGTACTAACGCTATGATTAGCGATTTTATCTCTGAGCAAGAAAAAACCATTTGGATGATGAATGCTTGGTTAGGTAAAAGCTTATAA
- a CDS encoding hydrogen peroxide-inducible genes activator, producing MTITQLSYVLAVAENQNFTKAAQKCFVTQPTLSMQIQKLEDQLDVLIFDRSKKPIELTEVGKKIVTQARNIVNESYRIQDIVDQEKGYIGGEFKIGIIPTVMPTLLPMFLTNFVKKYPKVKLKIEELTTEEIISRINDGHLDAAIAATPLENENIKERVLYFEPFVAYVPQNHRLKNKKKLETSDLEIDDMLLLEDGHCFRDGVINLCKAFKNHSDDKFQIESGSIETLVKLSNEGLGMTLMPYLHTLDLNDRDKENLHYFTEPSPAREVSLIYHKSELKMQIIEAMQDVISGIVRGAIAFQNVQIISPVSKK from the coding sequence ATGACAATAACTCAATTATCCTATGTACTTGCTGTTGCAGAAAATCAAAATTTCACAAAAGCAGCTCAAAAGTGCTTTGTAACACAGCCAACCTTAAGTATGCAAATACAAAAATTAGAAGATCAATTAGATGTTTTAATTTTTGATAGAAGTAAAAAACCAATAGAGTTAACAGAAGTAGGTAAAAAAATAGTAACCCAAGCTAGAAATATAGTTAATGAATCCTACAGAATCCAAGATATTGTAGATCAAGAGAAAGGTTATATAGGTGGCGAATTTAAGATTGGTATTATCCCAACCGTTATGCCAACATTATTACCTATGTTTTTAACCAATTTTGTTAAAAAATATCCTAAGGTTAAACTTAAAATTGAAGAGTTAACTACCGAAGAAATAATATCTAGAATTAACGATGGTCATTTAGATGCTGCAATTGCTGCAACACCTTTAGAAAACGAAAATATTAAAGAACGCGTCCTATATTTTGAACCATTTGTTGCTTACGTACCACAAAATCACAGGTTAAAAAACAAGAAAAAGTTAGAAACCTCTGACTTAGAAATAGATGACATGCTTTTACTAGAAGATGGTCATTGCTTTAGGGATGGTGTTATTAATTTATGTAAAGCTTTTAAAAACCATAGTGACGATAAGTTTCAAATAGAAAGTGGTAGTATAGAAACTTTGGTTAAATTATCTAACGAAGGTCTAGGCATGACATTAATGCCTTATTTACATACCTTAGACTTAAATGATAGAGATAAAGAGAATCTACATTATTTTACAGAACCTTCACCTGCAAGAGAAGTTAGCTTAATATATCATAAAAGCGAGCTTAAAATGCAAATTATTGAAGCAATGCAAGACGTGATTTCTGGTATTGTTAGAGGTGCTATTGCTTTTCAAAACGTGCAAATAATTAGTCCTGTATCTAAAAAATAA
- a CDS encoding cytochrome-c peroxidase, which produces MKKLSLIILGLVTLFACSNSTDTANYVPIPLQLDLPSNFPDITYNLDNNPITDAGFELGKRLFYEGKLSSNGAIACAFCHEQAFAFTHHGHNLSHGVNGGIGLRNAQPIQNLAYQTSFMWDGAASHLDLQPILPITSELEMGETLSNVIVKLQQDSYYQEQFAKAFDGGEVNTENMLKALSQFMLMMISSNSKYDKYVRQEDNVTLTTTELDGLNTFQNKCSSCHASDLFTDQTFRNNGLPINPQLNDKGRFNILENPDDLYKFKVPSLRNVEVSYPYMHDGRFSTLEVVLDFYNSGIVDNGNVDASLQKTDGTYGISLSAYEKESLIAFLKTLTDNQFLEDERFAEY; this is translated from the coding sequence ATGAAAAAGTTAAGCCTTATAATTTTGGGCTTGGTTACACTGTTTGCGTGTTCTAATAGTACAGATACAGCAAACTATGTTCCCATACCTTTACAGTTAGATTTGCCATCCAATTTTCCAGATATAACTTATAATTTGGATAATAATCCCATAACAGACGCTGGTTTTGAATTGGGTAAAAGACTATTTTACGAAGGTAAATTATCCTCTAATGGTGCAATAGCTTGTGCTTTTTGTCATGAGCAAGCTTTTGCTTTTACACACCATGGACATAATTTAAGTCATGGTGTAAATGGAGGAATTGGTTTAAGAAATGCACAACCTATCCAAAATTTAGCTTATCAAACATCCTTTATGTGGGATGGTGCAGCATCGCATTTGGATTTGCAACCCATACTTCCTATTACTAGCGAGTTAGAAATGGGTGAAACCTTATCCAATGTTATTGTAAAATTACAACAGGACAGTTATTATCAAGAGCAATTTGCTAAAGCATTTGATGGAGGAGAAGTCAATACGGAAAACATGTTAAAAGCATTGTCTCAATTTATGTTAATGATGATTTCTTCTAACTCTAAGTACGACAAGTATGTTAGGCAAGAAGATAATGTTACATTAACAACAACAGAGTTGGATGGTCTAAATACGTTTCAAAATAAGTGCTCAAGCTGTCATGCTTCAGACCTTTTTACCGATCAAACCTTTAGAAACAATGGTTTGCCAATTAATCCGCAATTAAACGATAAAGGACGTTTTAATATACTAGAAAACCCAGACGATTTGTATAAGTTTAAAGTGCCAAGCTTACGTAATGTAGAGGTGTCTTATCCTTATATGCACGATGGACGTTTTTCTACCTTAGAAGTCGTCTTAGATTTTTACAATTCTGGTATTGTGGATAATGGTAATGTGGATGCGTCATTACAAAAAACAGATGGGACTTACGGTATCTCACTTTCAGCATACGAAAAAGAGAGTTTAATAGCTTTCTTAAAAACATTAACCGATAATCAATTTTTAGAAGATGAGCGTTTTGCAGAATATTAA
- a CDS encoding MbnP family protein — protein MKLLKYTFALLVCAIFTACSSDDDNNQPEDLTGQTGVITLKYDNGVGDQDFIFGTTYNKSNSESFKLETLKYMISNVRFTDSNGNIFEYPTEDNVFIINELDGNNAGEIFVTLEGVDAADYVSVTFGVGIDQDRFALGAAGQGTFLDYATDQGMMWSWASGYKFIRLDGTYSTSAVSDQPLAVHMGSVGTALDNYKEVTLSFPNTVLVRADKTPEVHIKADIAKVFDGTTTANFADGYDQVHTDVNETPIIATNIATMFEVHHVHND, from the coding sequence ATGAAATTATTAAAATACACATTTGCACTATTAGTGTGTGCAATATTTACAGCATGTTCATCAGACGATGATAATAATCAACCAGAAGATTTAACAGGACAAACAGGTGTTATTACACTTAAGTATGACAATGGAGTTGGTGATCAGGATTTTATATTTGGTACCACTTACAATAAATCTAATTCAGAATCTTTTAAATTAGAAACGTTAAAATACATGATTAGTAACGTAAGATTTACGGATTCTAATGGTAATATTTTTGAATATCCAACAGAGGATAACGTTTTTATTATCAACGAGCTTGATGGTAATAACGCAGGCGAAATCTTTGTGACATTAGAAGGTGTGGACGCAGCAGATTACGTATCTGTTACTTTTGGTGTAGGGATTGACCAAGACAGATTTGCTTTAGGTGCAGCAGGTCAAGGTACTTTTTTAGACTATGCAACAGACCAAGGTATGATGTGGAGTTGGGCTTCGGGATATAAATTTATAAGATTAGATGGTACCTATTCTACAAGTGCAGTGTCTGACCAACCATTAGCAGTGCATATGGGAAGCGTTGGGACAGCATTAGATAATTATAAGGAAGTAACGTTAAGTTTTCCAAATACAGTTTTGGTTAGAGCAGATAAAACACCAGAAGTACATATTAAGGCAGATATAGCTAAAGTTTTTGATGGTACAACAACAGCTAATTTTGCTGATGGTTATGATCAAGTACATACAGATGTTAATGAGACACCAATAATCGCAACAAACATAGCTACAATGTTTGAGGTACATCACGTACATAACGATTAA
- a CDS encoding TIGR00266 family protein produces the protein MYPKDELPQNSLNAHDIDYKIYGEEMQYVEVELDPQEGVIAEAGSFMMMDDGIKMETIFGDGSQNDSGFLGKIFGAGKRLLTGESLFMTAFYNNLTGKRKVSFASPYPGKIVAIDLLEYKGKFICQKDAFLCAAKGVSVGVEFSKKLGRGLFGGEGFIMQKLEGDGLAFVHAGGTLARKVLQRGETLRVDTGCIVGFTQDVNYDIEFIGGIKNTVFGGEGLFFAKLEGPGVVYIQSLPFSRLAGRVLQSVPRGGKSKGEGSILGGLGDLLDGDNRF, from the coding sequence ATGTATCCAAAAGACGAATTACCTCAAAACAGTTTAAATGCACATGACATAGATTATAAAATTTATGGCGAAGAAATGCAATATGTAGAAGTAGAACTTGATCCGCAAGAAGGCGTTATTGCAGAAGCAGGAAGCTTTATGATGATGGATGATGGTATTAAAATGGAAACCATATTTGGTGATGGCTCTCAAAACGATTCTGGTTTTTTAGGAAAAATATTTGGAGCAGGAAAACGATTGTTAACTGGAGAAAGTTTGTTTATGACAGCATTTTACAACAACTTGACAGGAAAGCGTAAAGTAAGTTTTGCATCACCTTATCCTGGAAAAATTGTAGCTATTGATTTGCTGGAATACAAAGGTAAGTTTATATGTCAAAAAGATGCTTTTTTATGTGCAGCTAAAGGTGTTAGTGTAGGTGTAGAATTTAGTAAAAAATTAGGTCGTGGTCTTTTTGGAGGCGAAGGTTTTATAATGCAAAAATTAGAAGGAGACGGATTAGCTTTTGTACATGCAGGAGGAACTTTAGCAAGAAAAGTATTGCAACGAGGAGAGACATTAAGGGTTGATACAGGATGTATAGTTGGCTTTACTCAGGACGTGAATTATGATATAGAGTTTATTGGAGGTATTAAAAATACCGTTTTTGGTGGTGAAGGTTTGTTTTTTGCAAAATTAGAAGGTCCAGGCGTCGTATATATACAATCGTTACCATTTAGTAGGTTAGCAGGACGTGTATTGCAAAGTGTACCAAGAGGAGGGAAAAGCAAAGGCGAAGGTAGTATTCTTGGTGGTTTAGGAGACTTATTGGATGGTGATAATCGCTTCTAA